The Rhodococcus sp. ABRD24 genome contains the following window.
CGCGCCAATGTGCGCGGGCGAATGCCGCGTCCACGCGGCCGTCGATCACCGCGTTCCGTGAGGTCTTCGAGGGGCTCGTCATGACGAGTTCTACCTCGGCGTCTGGCCGTGTCTCGAGGTAGAACCTCATCAGGTTTCCGTCGGCGATCTGCGCGCCGTGCACCGCCACTCGCAGTACCTGTGAGTCGAGTACGGCAGCGATGGCTGCGTCGCCCGATGCGAGGATCGCGCGTGCGTGAGGCAGGAAGCGGGCGCCGTGTGCGGTCAGCGCGACACTGCCGATGCGGCGCTCGAACAATCGGGTGCCCAGCTGGCTCTCGAGCTTGGCGATCCGCTTCGACACCGCCTGCTGGCTGATGCCCAGCTCTGATGCCGCCAGCCCGAACTGGCCCTCGTCATTGACAGCGACCATCGCTCGGACCGCGGACAGATCAAGATCCAACTCAACCACCTGCTGCCACATCTATCGGTTGTCGATCGGCGCGTGTCTTTTGTTCGACGTACAGGGACCCTAACTGGTCACATACCTGTCGGGTTGCCCGGGACGCAACGGATTCGACAACCAGTGGCGTTCTCCGGGCTGAGGGCACGGTCTACGTGAGGCGGTCATGAGTCAGTCTTCGTTCGTTCACCTGCACAATCACACCGAGTATTCGATGCTTGATGGTGCGGCAAAGGTTGGTCCGTTGTTTCGGGAGGCGGAGCGTCTGGGGATGACGGCGGTGGGGATGACCGACCACGGCAACATGTATGGGGCGAGTGAGTTCTACAACGTTGCGAAGAAGCATGGCATCAAGCCGATCATCGGTATCGAGGCGTATGTTGCGCCGGAGTCGCGGTTCAACACCAAGTGGGTGTTGTGGGGTGATCGGAGTCAGAAGTCTGATGATGTGTCCGGTTCGGGTGCGTACACGCATATGACGATGGTCGCGGAGAATGCGACGGGGTTGCGGAATCTGTTCAAGTTGTCGTCGTTGGCGTCGATCGAGGGTCAGCTCGGTAAGTGGCCGCGGATGGATGAGGATCTGATTGCCCAGCATGCGGAGGGGATCATCGCGACGACGGGTTGTCCGTCGGGGGAGATTCAGACGCGGTTGCGTCTGGGTCATGATCGGGAGGCGCTCGAGGCGGCGGCGAAGTGGCAGGAGATCTGGGGGAAGGACAATTTCTTTCTCGAGTTGATGGATCATGGGCTGTCGATCGAGCGTCGGGTGCGGGAGGGGTTGCTCGATATCGGTCGGCGGTTGGGTATTGCGCCGTTGGCGACGAATGACTGTCATTACGTGACGAAGGATGCGGCGGAGAATCACGAGGCGTTGTTGTGTATTCAGACGGGTAAGACGCTGTCGGATCCGACGCGGTTCAAGTTCGACGGTGACGGTTATTATCTCAAGTCCGCGGAGGAGATGCGGGCGATCTGGGATGCGGAGGTGCCGGGGGCGTGTGACAACTCGCTGGTGATCGGTGAGCGGGTGCAGTCGTATGACGAGGTGTGGGCGCATCACGATCGGATGCCGGTTTTTCCGGTGCCGGAGGGGCATACGCAGCAGACGTTTCTGCGGCACGAGGTGTTGCGTGGGCTGGATCGTCGGTTCCCGGGTGGGCCGCCGCAGGAGTATCTCGAGCGTGCCGATTATGAGATCGGTGTGATCAATGAGATGGGGTTTCCGGCGTATTTCCTTGTTGTCGGTGATCTGATCAATTATGCGCGTGAGGTGGGTATCCGGGTCGGTCCGGGTCGGGGTTCCGCGGCGGGTTCGTTGGTGGCGTATGCGATGGGTATCACCAATATCGATCCGATTCCGCATGGTTTGTTGTTCGAGCGGTTCCTCAATCCTGAGCGTGTGTCGATGCCTGATATCGATATCGATTTCGATGATCGTCGTCGTGGTGAGATGGTGCGGTATGCCACTGAGAAGTGGGGTAGTGACAAGGTCGCGCAGGTCATCACGTTCGGCACGATCAAGACGAAGGCTGCGATCAAGGATTCGGCGCGGGTGCAGTTCGGGCAGCCGGGGTTCGCGATTGCTGATCAGATCACCAAGGCGCTGCCGCCGCCGATCATGGCGAAGGATATTTCGGTGGCGGGGATCACCGATCCGGAGCATGAGCGGTACAAGGAGGCTGTGGAGGTTCGGGCGCTGATCGATTCGAATCCGGATGTCGCGAAGATTTATCAGACCGCGAAGGGTCTCGAGGGTCTGATTCGTAATGCGGGTGTGCATGCGTGTGCGGTGATCATGTCGTCGGAGCCGCTCACGGATGCGATTCCGGTGTGGAAGCGTGCGCAGGACGGTGCGATCATCACCGGTTGGGATTATCCGTCGTGTGAGGCTATCGGCCTGTTGAAGATGGATTTTCTGGGTTTGCGTAACCTCACGGTGATCGGTGACGCGATCGAGAACATCAAGGCCAATCGTGGCATCGACATCGACCTCGACACGCTCACACTGGACGATGAGGCTACCTACGCGATGCTCGCCCGAGGCGACAATCTTGGTGTCTTCCAACTGGACTCGGCGGGCATGCGCGAGTTACTGCTGCGCATGGCACCCACCGAGTTCAACGATCTCATCGCATCGAACGCTCTCTACCGTCCAGGGCCGATGGGGGTCGGAGCGCACTGGGCGTATGCGGACCGCAAGAACGGCCGTGAGGCGGTGACGCCGATCCACCCCGAACTCGACGAACCGCTCAGCGACATATTGGGCGAGACGTACGCACTGATTGTCTACCAGGAGCAGATCATGCAGATCGCTCAGAAGGTGGCCGGCTACTCACTCGGACAGGCAGATCTGCTTCGCCGAGCCATGGGGAAGAAGAAGCCCGAGGTGCTTGCTGCGGAGTTCGAGAACTTCCGCAATGGCATGCGCAGCAACGGGTACAGCGACGAAGCGATGACGGCACTGTGGGAGGCCGTGCTGCCGTTCGCCGGCTACGCCTACAACAAGTCGCACGCCGCCGGATACAGCCTCGTCATGTTCTGGACCGCGTATCTCAAGGCGAACTATCCGGCCGAGTACATGGCCGGCCTGCTCACCTCGGTCGGTGACGACAAGGACAAGGCTGCCGTGTACTTGGCGGACTGCCGCAAGATGGGCATCACCGTGCTCCCGCCGGACGTCAACGAATCCGAGGTCAACTTCGCCTCCGTCGGTGAGGACATCCGGTTCGGCCTCGGCGCGGTCCGCAACGTCGGCGCCAACGTCGTCGCGTCGATCATCAGGGCACGCACCGAGAAATCGAAGTTCACCGACTTCTCCGACTATCTCGGCAAGATCGACGCTCTCGCCTGTTCCAAGAAGGTCACCGAATCACTCATCAAGGCAGGCGGATTCGACTCGCTCGGTCACCCGCGCAAGGGCCTGATGCTGGTACACGCCGATGCGATCGACGCGGTCATGGGCACCAAGAAGGCCGAGGCGATCGGCCAGTTCGACCTGTTCGGCGGCGATGACGCGGACGAATCTGTCGCGTCTGTGTTCAACGTCAAGATTCCCGACGAGGAATGGGAGACCAAGCATCGCCTCGCCCTCGAACGCGAGATGCTGGGCCTCTACGTGTCCGGGCACCCCCTCGACGACGTCGCAGCCGAACTTGCGTCGCTCGCCGATACGTCCGTCGCCGCTGTCCTCGACGGGCAAGTGCGACACGGCCAGCAGATTGTCATCGGAGGAATCGTCGCATCGGTTGACCGCCGCCTGAACAAGAAGGGTGAGCCCTGGGCCATCGTCGAGCTCTCCGACCTCGATGCCGGCACCGAAGTGCTCTTCTTCTCTTCCACTTACACCGACGCGCACCCTGTCCTCATCGAGGACGCAATCCTCCTCGTCACCGCAAATGTCAGCATGCGCGGGGAGAGAACGTCCCTCATCGCCGCCGATGTCGCCGTCCCTGACTTGAAGAATGGGGGAGCGCACAGTAATCCGGTCACCCTCACGATCTCGGTACAGGCATGTACTCGGGACAACGTCGAAGCCCTTCGTGAGATCCTGCAACGCCATCCTGGGGATTCGGACGTCCACATCATCGTGTCCGGGTCTACGAGGGCGACACGGTGGGCGTTGGACCCGCGCTATCGGGTCCGTAAGACTCCGGCTCTGATGGGCGATCTCAAAGCACTGCTCGGAGTCGCCTGCCTGGCAGCGCATTCAGCTACACCCGCATCTGTCCCGGTCAATTCCTGACGAGCCGGAACCAGTGCGGCGCGGCATTCCGCATCGACCCGGTCGTCGGGCGCCGTGATCGCGGCATCGGAGGGCGAAACGCCCTCGACTCGAACGTGGGCGCCGCCGTGGCAAACGCGCAATGTCCACTTCGTGAGACGGAGGGAACAGATCGGGTGCCGACGTGGTTGCCCGGACAATGACCTCCATCACCTCTGTACCGACCGTTGCCCTCAATGACGGCAATACCATTCCGCAGCTGGGTTTCGGAGTGTGGCAGGTTCCCGACGCCGACGCGTACACCGCCGTCGGTGAGGCGCTTCGAGTCGGATATCGCAGCATCGACACCGCACGGATCTACGACAACGAATCGGGGACCGGCCGCGCGCTCGCCGACTCCGGCATCGCCCGCTCCGATCTGTTCGTCACCACCAAGTTGTGGAACGACGACCAGGGGTACGAGTCGGCAATGCGTGCATTCGACGACAGCATCGCCCGACTGGGACTCGACTACGTCGACTTGTACCTGATCCACTGGCCGGTGCCTGCCCAGGATCGCTACATCGACACGTTCAAGGCATTTCAGCAGTTGAAGGCCGACGGCCGGGTCCGGTCCATCGGCGTCTCGAACTTCACTGTCGAGAATCTCGAACGCCTGGTTGAGGCGGTCGGTGAGGCGCCGGCGATCAACCAGATCGAGCTGCACCCCGGATTCGGACAGTCACACCTGCGCGCGGCGCACGCCGATCTGGGAATCGTGACCGAGGCTTGGAGCCCGCTGGGGCAGGGCACCACGCTGACGAATCCCACCATCACGACGATCGCGCAGGCACACGGCCGTACCCCCGCGCAGGTGGTCCTGCGGTGGCATATCCAGCTCGGCAACGTCGTGATCCCGAAGTCGGTGACGCCGGAGCGCATCGCGAGCAACTTCGATGTCTTCGGCTTCGAGCTCAGCGCCGAGGATATGTTCGCGATCGCTTCCCTCGATGCAGCCGACGGTCGGCTCGGTCCGGATCCGGCGACCTTCGGCCGATAGGCCGTGGTGCTCGTCACAGCAGCTGATAGGCATTGCCGGTGCTTCTGCCGCGTATATTCCACATGGAACATTTGATGTGGAAGTGAGTGATGAGGATGCAGTCGCGATCCGTCACACCGCTCGGCGTATCCGTGCTCGCCCTCCTGTTCGAACGCCCGATGCATCCGTACGAGATGTACCAACTACTCGTCACTCGGCGGCGCGATCGGCTCGTCAAGGTCCGGCCCGGCTCGCTTTATCACACCGTCGACCGGCTCGAGCGGGACGGGCTGGTGGCGGTCGCAGGAACCGAACGTCAGGGAAAACGGCCCGAGCGGACCGCCTATGAGATCACGTCGACCGGCCGCGGGGTACTGCGGGAACGGGTGGCCGAGATCGTTGAGGTTCCCGTTCCTGATTATCCGCAGTTCACCCTCGGTCTGGCCGAGTTGCACAACCTGGAGGCGGATGACGCACTCGCCTTGCTCGAGCGTCGAATCATGAGTCTCCTATCCGAACTCGCCGAACTTGACGAGCTTTGCGAATCCGCGCGGGAGCGAGAGATTCCCGAACTGTTCACCATTCCGTTCTCGTACACCCGGGCCATGGCTCAGGCCGAACTCGACTGGCTGCACAGCTTCGCCGAGCGCGTTCGAAGCGGCGAAATTCCCTGGGTGACAACCGAGCACCTCGAATCCATGAAGCTTGCAGATCAGAAGGGCACGCAATGAAAACCGAAGTGAGGCCCTGGCCGGCCCTGTGGGCCCTCTGTCTGGGCTTCTTCATGATCCTCGTGGACAGCACCATCGTCGCCGTCGCCAATCCGGTCATCACAGCCGAGTTGAACGCCGACGTCAATGCCGTCATCTGGGTCACGAGCGCGTACCTGCTCGCGTACGCAGTGCCGCTGCTCGTCACCGGACGCCTCGGTGATCGCTTCGGCCCCAAGAACATGTACCTCATCGGGTTGGTCGTGTTCACGCTCGCATCCCTGTGGTGCGGGCTGTCCGGTGGTATCGAAATGCTCATCGTCGCCCGTGTGTTCCAGGGTCTCGGCGCGGCGCTGATGACCCCGCAGACGATGGCGGTTATCACCCGAATCTTCCCGCCGGACAAGCGTGGTGCCGCGATGGGCCTGTGGGGTTCGGTGGCCGGTGTCGCGACGCTCGTCGGCCCGATCCTCGGTGGCGTCCTCGTCGACAGCCTCGGCTGGCAGTGGATCTTCATCGTCAACGTGCCGGTCGGCATCCTCGGCTTCGTGCTGGCGTGGCGTCTGGTTCCCTCGCTGCCGACCAACAACCACAAGTTCGATTTCATCGGAGTCGCGCTCAGCGCAATCGGTCTGTTCTGCCTCGTCTTCGGCCTGCAGGAGGGCAACTCCTATGACTGGGACGCCCGCGCGTGGGGCCTGATCGGCTTCGGCGTCGTGGTCATGATCGCGTTCGTGTGGTGGCAGAAGGTCAACCGGAGTGAGCCGCTGGTCCCGCTGAGGCTCTTCCGGGACCGGAACTTCTCGGTCGCCAATCTCGGCATCGCGACGATGGGCTTCTCGATCACCGGCGTGATGCTGCCGTTCATGTACTACGCGCAGAGTGTGACCGGTCTGTCGCCGACGGGTTCGGCGCTGCTGATGGCCCCTATGGCGGTCGTCACCGGCATCCTCGCCCCGTTCGTCGGGCGTCTGGTCGACAAGGCTCATCCGCGATTCATCGCGGGACCGGGATTCCTGGTATTCGCACTCTCGACCGCCTGGCTGGCGACGCGGCTCACTCCGGCCACGCCGATCTGGCAGATCTTGGTGCCGATGGCTCTCATCGGTGCATCCAACGCGTTCATCTGGGCGCCGCTCGCCGCGACCGCGACCCGCAATCTGCCTGTCGCGCACGTCGGTGCCGGTTCGGGTGTTTACAACACCACCCGTCAGGTGGGTGCCGTGCTCGGTAGCGCCGCGATGGGTGCGTTGATGACGTCACGGATCACGGCCGAGCTGTCGAGCGTCGGCGGCGGCGGTGTCAGTGCGGTTGCCGGAGAAGGCCACTTCATGGGAGGTCAGTTACCCGAGATCGTCCGGGAGCCTTTCGCGACCGCGATGTCACAGTCGGCGATGCTCCCTGCAGCCGTGCTGATGCTCGGATTCGCTGCCGTGCTGTTCTTCGTCAACCCGCGCAAGGGTCCTGTGG
Protein-coding sequences here:
- a CDS encoding helix-turn-helix transcriptional regulator; protein product: MRMQSRSVTPLGVSVLALLFERPMHPYEMYQLLVTRRRDRLVKVRPGSLYHTVDRLERDGLVAVAGTERQGKRPERTAYEITSTGRGVLRERVAEIVEVPVPDYPQFTLGLAELHNLEADDALALLERRIMSLLSELAELDELCESAREREIPELFTIPFSYTRAMAQAELDWLHSFAERVRSGEIPWVTTEHLESMKLADQKGTQ
- a CDS encoding DHA2 family efflux MFS transporter permease subunit, with the translated sequence MKTEVRPWPALWALCLGFFMILVDSTIVAVANPVITAELNADVNAVIWVTSAYLLAYAVPLLVTGRLGDRFGPKNMYLIGLVVFTLASLWCGLSGGIEMLIVARVFQGLGAALMTPQTMAVITRIFPPDKRGAAMGLWGSVAGVATLVGPILGGVLVDSLGWQWIFIVNVPVGILGFVLAWRLVPSLPTNNHKFDFIGVALSAIGLFCLVFGLQEGNSYDWDARAWGLIGFGVVVMIAFVWWQKVNRSEPLVPLRLFRDRNFSVANLGIATMGFSITGVMLPFMYYAQSVTGLSPTGSALLMAPMAVVTGILAPFVGRLVDKAHPRFIAGPGFLVFALSTAWLATRLTPATPIWQILVPMALIGASNAFIWAPLAATATRNLPVAHVGAGSGVYNTTRQVGAVLGSAAMGALMTSRITAELSSVGGGGVSAVAGEGHFMGGQLPEIVREPFATAMSQSAMLPAAVLMLGFAAVLFFVNPRKGPVVQAVPVESESSPVRS
- a CDS encoding aldo/keto reductase gives rise to the protein MTSITSVPTVALNDGNTIPQLGFGVWQVPDADAYTAVGEALRVGYRSIDTARIYDNESGTGRALADSGIARSDLFVTTKLWNDDQGYESAMRAFDDSIARLGLDYVDLYLIHWPVPAQDRYIDTFKAFQQLKADGRVRSIGVSNFTVENLERLVEAVGEAPAINQIELHPGFGQSHLRAAHADLGIVTEAWSPLGQGTTLTNPTITTIAQAHGRTPAQVVLRWHIQLGNVVIPKSVTPERIASNFDVFGFELSAEDMFAIASLDAADGRLGPDPATFGR
- the dnaE gene encoding DNA polymerase III subunit alpha, which gives rise to MSQSSFVHLHNHTEYSMLDGAAKVGPLFREAERLGMTAVGMTDHGNMYGASEFYNVAKKHGIKPIIGIEAYVAPESRFNTKWVLWGDRSQKSDDVSGSGAYTHMTMVAENATGLRNLFKLSSLASIEGQLGKWPRMDEDLIAQHAEGIIATTGCPSGEIQTRLRLGHDREALEAAAKWQEIWGKDNFFLELMDHGLSIERRVREGLLDIGRRLGIAPLATNDCHYVTKDAAENHEALLCIQTGKTLSDPTRFKFDGDGYYLKSAEEMRAIWDAEVPGACDNSLVIGERVQSYDEVWAHHDRMPVFPVPEGHTQQTFLRHEVLRGLDRRFPGGPPQEYLERADYEIGVINEMGFPAYFLVVGDLINYAREVGIRVGPGRGSAAGSLVAYAMGITNIDPIPHGLLFERFLNPERVSMPDIDIDFDDRRRGEMVRYATEKWGSDKVAQVITFGTIKTKAAIKDSARVQFGQPGFAIADQITKALPPPIMAKDISVAGITDPEHERYKEAVEVRALIDSNPDVAKIYQTAKGLEGLIRNAGVHACAVIMSSEPLTDAIPVWKRAQDGAIITGWDYPSCEAIGLLKMDFLGLRNLTVIGDAIENIKANRGIDIDLDTLTLDDEATYAMLARGDNLGVFQLDSAGMRELLLRMAPTEFNDLIASNALYRPGPMGVGAHWAYADRKNGREAVTPIHPELDEPLSDILGETYALIVYQEQIMQIAQKVAGYSLGQADLLRRAMGKKKPEVLAAEFENFRNGMRSNGYSDEAMTALWEAVLPFAGYAYNKSHAAGYSLVMFWTAYLKANYPAEYMAGLLTSVGDDKDKAAVYLADCRKMGITVLPPDVNESEVNFASVGEDIRFGLGAVRNVGANVVASIIRARTEKSKFTDFSDYLGKIDALACSKKVTESLIKAGGFDSLGHPRKGLMLVHADAIDAVMGTKKAEAIGQFDLFGGDDADESVASVFNVKIPDEEWETKHRLALEREMLGLYVSGHPLDDVAAELASLADTSVAAVLDGQVRHGQQIVIGGIVASVDRRLNKKGEPWAIVELSDLDAGTEVLFFSSTYTDAHPVLIEDAILLVTANVSMRGERTSLIAADVAVPDLKNGGAHSNPVTLTISVQACTRDNVEALREILQRHPGDSDVHIIVSGSTRATRWALDPRYRVRKTPALMGDLKALLGVACLAAHSATPASVPVNS